The DNA segment GGTATTGGCCACGCCGTTGATTTCCGGTGGGAAGGTTTCGCTGATCAGGGTGATGTTTAGCGCTGTCGTCATGACCTCAGTGTCGGCTGAGGCCATGTCGAGGTTGTGACGTTCAGGTGATGGATTTGTGACGGGGTCAGCGTTGGGTCACAAGGTTTTCGGCGCCACGCTCACGCACCCAGAACAACGTCGCCCCGGCCACTGCGGCCGGCATCATCAGGATATTGACCACCGGAATCAGCAGCACCAGATAAACGATCCCGCCAAAGCTCATGCTCTGCCAGCGTTTTTCCCGCAGCCAGGCGAGCATTTCGTTCCAGCCCAGTTTGTGGTTGTCCGCCGGGTAGTCGATGTACTGGATCGCCATCATCCACACGCCGAACAGCAGCCATAGCGGTGCGGCGACGATGTTCACCACCGGAATGAACGACAGGATGAACAGGCCGATCGCTCGGGGCAGGAAGTAGCCGAGCTTGCGCATTTCCCGGGCGAAGGTGCGCGGGATCATTGCGATCAGTTCGCCCCAGCTGAAGGCCGGGAAGTCGTCGGTGCCGCGTACCACCACTTCGACTTTTTCAGCGAGAAAGCCGTTAAAGGGCGCGGCGATCACGTTGGCCAGCATGGTGAAAGTGAAAAACACCATCAGCGCCACGAGTACCACAAACAGCGGCCAGAGAATGTAGCTGAGAAAACTCAGCCACTCGGGCAACGAGGGCATCAGTGTGTCGACCCACAGGCTGAACTGATGGCCTGCCAGATAGATCAATCCGACGAACAGCACCAGGTTGATCGCCAGTGGCAGCAGCACAAACAGGCGCAGGCTGGGGCTGAGAACCAGTTTGAGGCCTTCGCGCAGGTATTGCGGGCCGGACAGAACAGGGGCGGGCATAAGGTGCTCCGAGCAAGGGAAAACGCGCCGACCTTACCGGCTTTGCCGTGACCGGGAAAGCGCGGTAAGGCGATCGACATTCACTGTAACAAAGACGTCCATCACATCAGCGCTTCGGCATAGAGACCACCTATGAGCTGGATTGTTAAACCGTATTTCCTTAATCTTGCCCCCCTCGATACGCTTCACCCAACTTTTTACAGGACTGTCGAGTTCAAGCCTTCCCCAAGGTGTCCACGGTCCTTTTTTATTCCCGCCGGCAGTCCGGCGATCCGCGCCAGTGTTTCGGCCCGGTCAACAGGAGCAGGTCATGTCTGAAGTCCGTCATTCGCGAGTGATTATTCTCGGTTCCGGCCCTGCCGGTTACAGCGCTGCGGTCTACGCGGCCCGTGCCAACCTCAAGCCACTGCTGATCACCGGCATGCAGGCCGGCGGTCAACTGACCACCACCACCGAAGTCGACAACTGGCCGGGCGACGTCCATGGTCTGACTGGCCCGGTGCTGATGGAGCGCATGCGTGAGCACGCCGAGCGCTTTGAAACCGAGATCGTTTTCGATCACATCAACGCCGTCGACTTCGCTGCCAAGCCGTACACCCTGACCGGCGACAGCGCCGTCTACACCTGCGACGCGCTGATCATCGCCACCGGCGCCAGCGCTCGCTACCTGGGCCTGCCTTCGGAAGAAGCGTTCATGGGCAAAGGCGTGTCGGCCTGCGCGACCTGCGACGGTTTCTTCTACCGCAACAAGCCGGTCGCCGTGGTCGGCGGCGGCAACACTGCCGTTGAGGAAGCGCTGTACCTGGCCAACATCGCCAGCACCGTGACCCTGATCCACCGCCGCGAAACCTTCCGCGCCGAGAAGATCCTGATCGACAAGCTCAACGCCCGTGTGGCCGAAGGCAAGATCATCCTCAAGCTCAACGCCAACCTCGACGAAGTGCTGGGCGACAATATGGGCGTGACCGGTGCGCGTCTGCGCAACAACGACGGCAGCTTTGACGAGATCAAAGTCGACGGCGTGTTCATCGCGATCGGCCACACGCCGAACACTTCGCTGTTCGAAGGTCAGTTGACGTTGAAAGACGGTTATCTGGTCGTGCAGGGCGGCCGTGAAGGCAACGCAACCGCGACCAGCGTCGAAGGTATCTTCGCCGCCGGCGACGTGGCAGACCACGTTTACCGTCAGGCCATTACCTCGGCCGGCGCCGGCTGCATGGCGGCACTGGACACCGAGCGTTACCTGGACGGTCTGCAGAACGCTACGTTCTAAGATCGCAGGCACAAAAAAACCGGCCAGATTGGCCGGTTTTTTATGCCCGTTATTCCTGCTCCACCGCAATTCATTGCAGGAGTGAGCCTGCTCGCAATAGCGGTGTACCAGTCAATACAGGAGTCGACTGATACACCGCTATCGCGAGCAGGCTCACTCCTACAGGGAAGGCGTTGCGGCGGGAATCAGCGGCGAGTCAGTGGCTGGGCGGTGAATTTGACGCCGGCCAGGCCGTGCTTGATCAGCGCACGGATATTGCCGTGATCGCTGCCCTCAGGCGTCGCCAGCACCGAGCGGTAGTGCTCGCCAAACGCCAGCAGCGCTTCGTCATCGCTCAGGCCTTCCAGCAACGCCAGGCCCAGAGTCTTGCAGGAACCTTCGTTCTGCCCGGCGGCGTTTTCCACGCCACCGTTGTTGAATGCCTGCGGCTGATAGTCGTAAGCGGCGGCAATGAACGCCAGTGTGTCAGCGAAGGCATGTTCGCCGCTGTCGAGGCTGGCGCGCAGGGTGTTCAGATCAGTCATCGGTCTTTCCTTTGGCGAACGCGGCTTGCTGCTCGGCGCTGGCTTCTTGCTGATATTGGGCTTTCCACTCGGCGTACGGCATGCCGTAAACCACTTCGCGGGCATCGTCGAGGCTGACCTCGATCTGGCGCTCGTCGGCTTCGGCCTTGTACCACTTCGAGAGGCAATTGCGGCAGAATCCGGCGAGGTTCATCAGATCGATGTTCTGCACATCCTTGCGGCTGTCCAGATGGGCGACCAGCCGACGAAAAGCGGCGGCTTCGAGTTCGAGGCGTTGTTGATCAGTCATGGGGGTCTCTGCGAGACAGCTTTGAGCGGCAAGCTTGAAGCTGCAAGATTGGGTCGGGGTTGGCCTTTAGCTTACCGCTTGAAGCTTGGAGCTTGAAGCTCAGCGGCTTGCTGCGAGCGTTATCGATACCGATTCGGCAAATCGCAGCGCATGCGGTTTGTCGACTTCGACTTCGGCGTACAGCACCGATTCGTTGGTCATCACCAGATCGAGCAACTCCTGGGTCAGGCGTTCGAGCAGGGCAAAGCGGTTGCCTTCGACATGGGCGATGATCGCCTTGGTGATGGTGCGGTAATTCAGCGCGTGATCGATGTCGTTGTCACGCACCGCTTCCTGCGCGGCATACAGGATGGTCAGGTTGATCAGCACATCCTGCTTGTTGAGGATTTCGTCCTCGTTGATCCCGATAAAGGTGCGCAAGCGCAGATCCTTGACCCGGATGCGCGCCATTCCCGGTTGAAGTTGTGGCATTTACTTGCTCCGTCCAATCAATTGCAGAAACTCCTGGCGGGTGGTGTTCGAATCGCGGAACGCGCCGAGCATGACCGAGGTGTTCATCGTCGAATTCTGTTTCTCGACACCGCGCATCATCATGCACATGTGTCTGGCCTCGATGACCACGGCAACGCCAGCGGCACCGGTGACCTGTTGCACCGCATCGGCGATTTGCCGGGTGAGGTTTTCCTGAATCTGCAGGCGCCGGGCGAACATGTCCACCAATCGCGCGACCTTCGACAAACCCAGCACCTTGCCCGTCGGAATATAA comes from the Pseudomonas granadensis genome and includes:
- the cysZ gene encoding sulfate transporter CysZ; protein product: MPAPVLSGPQYLREGLKLVLSPSLRLFVLLPLAINLVLFVGLIYLAGHQFSLWVDTLMPSLPEWLSFLSYILWPLFVVLVALMVFFTFTMLANVIAAPFNGFLAEKVEVVVRGTDDFPAFSWGELIAMIPRTFAREMRKLGYFLPRAIGLFILSFIPVVNIVAAPLWLLFGVWMMAIQYIDYPADNHKLGWNEMLAWLREKRWQSMSFGGIVYLVLLIPVVNILMMPAAVAGATLFWVRERGAENLVTQR
- the trxB gene encoding thioredoxin-disulfide reductase yields the protein MSEVRHSRVIILGSGPAGYSAAVYAARANLKPLLITGMQAGGQLTTTTEVDNWPGDVHGLTGPVLMERMREHAERFETEIVFDHINAVDFAAKPYTLTGDSAVYTCDALIIATGASARYLGLPSEEAFMGKGVSACATCDGFFYRNKPVAVVGGGNTAVEEALYLANIASTVTLIHRRETFRAEKILIDKLNARVAEGKIILKLNANLDEVLGDNMGVTGARLRNNDGSFDEIKVDGVFIAIGHTPNTSLFEGQLTLKDGYLVVQGGREGNATATSVEGIFAAGDVADHVYRQAITSAGAGCMAALDTERYLDGLQNATF
- a CDS encoding HopJ type III effector protein, whose protein sequence is MTDLNTLRASLDSGEHAFADTLAFIAAAYDYQPQAFNNGGVENAAGQNEGSCKTLGLALLEGLSDDEALLAFGEHYRSVLATPEGSDHGNIRALIKHGLAGVKFTAQPLTRR
- a CDS encoding DUF1244 domain-containing protein, which gives rise to MTDQQRLELEAAAFRRLVAHLDSRKDVQNIDLMNLAGFCRNCLSKWYKAEADERQIEVSLDDAREVVYGMPYAEWKAQYQQEASAEQQAAFAKGKTDD
- the folX gene encoding dihydroneopterin triphosphate 2'-epimerase, whose translation is MPQLQPGMARIRVKDLRLRTFIGINEDEILNKQDVLINLTILYAAQEAVRDNDIDHALNYRTITKAIIAHVEGNRFALLERLTQELLDLVMTNESVLYAEVEVDKPHALRFAESVSITLAASR
- the folE gene encoding GTP cyclohydrolase I FolE, with the translated sequence MTRSLPENYREILLGLGENPDREGLLDTPVRAAKAMQYLCHGYAQSVEEIVNGALFASDTDEMIIVADIELYSLCEHHLLPFIGKAHVAYIPTGKVLGLSKVARLVDMFARRLQIQENLTRQIADAVQQVTGAAGVAVVIEARHMCMMMRGVEKQNSTMNTSVMLGAFRDSNTTRQEFLQLIGRSK